A region of Lycium barbarum isolate Lr01 chromosome 3, ASM1917538v2, whole genome shotgun sequence DNA encodes the following proteins:
- the LOC132631494 gene encoding uncharacterized protein LOC132631494 → MASLSPDNSFANYDKDKIMKLGTLYRDEFSVSKLEDLSYELDNYILFVREDSDFSNLKGIRDLSETLVETNLHKTWRLVYLLVKLSLILPVATATVERAFSSMKYIKNDLRSRIGDQFLNDCLVCYIEDEVFESVPNDVIIDRFQNMTSRRGQL, encoded by the coding sequence TATGATAAAGACAAAATTATGAAACTTGGTACACTTTATCGTGATGAGTTTAGTGTTTCCAAGCTTGAAGATCTCAGTTACGAGCTTGACAACTATATTCTCTTTGTGAGAGAAGATAGTGATTTCTCTAATTTGAAAGGAATTCGAGATCTTTCAGAAACATTAGTTGAAACAAATCTGCACAAGACTTGGAGACTTGTTTATTTGCTTGTGAAGTTAAGCTTGATATTGCCTGTGGCTACTGCAACAGTAGAAAGAGCTTTTTCTTCaatgaaatacatcaaaaatgaCTTGCGAAGCAGAATTGGTGATCAATTTCTTAatgattgtttagtttgttaTATAGAAGATGAAGTATTTGAAAGTGTACCAAATGATGTGATCATTGATCGTTTTCAAAACATGACAAGTCGTCGGGGACAATTGTAA
- the LOC132633089 gene encoding uncharacterized protein LOC132633089, giving the protein MEQKKKKDDSKAILLSVSPLKALTLHLICGIGLGLAFWVTHHIYSLDLITHPSQTLRLISVFLAPVLILLYSHLRHDRNQCSYVKAVGRGLLAIPAGAVVNAVGATILGAPVGFEYFPKTFSWSLLMSLFTFVPAACVFGSSWTDWHRVFARTKANESTDCMICLPAHGAVIGAWFGAWPMPLDWESPWQEWPICVTYGAIAGYLMGLVASLGCIFFRNHQQHLKRE; this is encoded by the exons atggagcagaagaagaagaaggatgaTTCAAAAGCGATATTGTTGTCTGTGTCACCATTGAAAGCTCTTACTCTTCATCTGATATGTGGAATAGGGTTAGGTTTAGCTTTCTGGGTAACTCATCACATCTACTCCCTCGATCTCATCACACATCCATCACAAACTCTTCGTCTCATTTCG GTATTTTTGGCTCCAGTACTGATTCTTCTTTACAGTCACCTTCGACACGATAGGAACCAATGCTCC TATGTCAAAGCTGTAGGACGTGGCTTGCTGGCGATTCCTGCCG GAGCTGTAGTCAATGCAGTGGGAGCTACTATATTAGGAGCACCTGTTGGTTTCGA GTATTTCCCCAAGACCTTTAGCTGGTCTCTTCTGATGTCACTATTCACT TTTGTACCAGCGGCTTGTGTTTTTGGCTCATCATGGACTGATTGGCACCGTGTATTTGCTAGAACAAA GGCAAATGAGTCCACAGACTGCATGATCTGTCTACCAGCTCATGGAGCTGTTATTGGAGCGTGGTTTGGTGCTTGGCCAATGCCACTTGATTGGGAAAGCCCATGGCAG GAATGGCCTATTTGTGTGACTTATGGAGCTATAGCTGGTTACCTCATGGGGCTTGTGGCATCCTTGGGCTGCATATTCTTCCGTAACCATCAGCAGCATCTAAAAAGGGAATAG